CCCTCATTGCCAACTGGATTGTAACTTCTTCGTTATTAGGTCGTCACCGCCGGGTCCTCAGTTTCCTGGGCTGCATTTCTGCTGGCGTTTTCCTGGGAGCAGGGTTCATGCATATGACTGCCGAAGCCCTGGAGGGAATTGAATCAGAAATTCAGAAGTTCCAGGTGCAGGTGAGCAGGCGAATGCCAAACTGCAGAGCTGTGAAGCAAGAATGACAAACAGAACCAAGAGAGGAAAGCCAGGAGAGTGAAGGAACCATGGGCATGAGTGGGACAACAGGGAAGCTAATAGCTCTTACACTGTGTGGCATGATGAAAGCAAGTCAGACTGAGGTTTAAGGAAAGAACTACTGATGAAAGGACAGGACAGGACACGAACTGCCCCATCCTCCatctaatttctgtttctttcaccGTAGAACAGGACAGAAATTAAGGGAAATTCCTCTGATGCTACTGATTCAGATCATGTAAGTAATCTCCCACCACCCCTATCTGGAGAGTGGGGAGAACCAGAGATTTCTTTCACACGCAGACCCTTTAGAGGAGAATATGTGAGGAATACCAGGAATCCCTTCTCCCCAGCTCAGTGTACAGCAAAGGAGGAACCACCACAATCTTTTTGTGCTTATAGAACCCCAGAAAAACTCTTGCTTTACTATTTACTTCTTTCCCTGGACCCTCTGACATACTTCATATTATCTTCCCATATTTCTAAATCTCTTCATATTGTGTCCCTTATCCTTTCTAATATTCTTGCTATTGCACATCTACCCATAACTTCATCTCTATACCCTTCTTTTACATTATATTACCACATTTTCCCATTCTCTCCAATCTCCCAATCCCATGTCCATCCAGTGCAgtgtcttcccttcccttcctgtctcACAGCCCTCTTTCTGTCCCTAGGTGGAATATCCCTATGGAGAGCTCATCATCTCCCTgggttttttctctgttttccttttggaGTCGCTGGCATTGCAGTGCTGTCCTGGGGCTGCTGAAGGATCAACACTGCAGAAAGAGGAATGGGGTGGAACTCACATCTTTGGATTCCACAGTCATGAACCTCTACCCTCAGCCTCACGGGGTCCCCTTCGAGCCCTTGTCCTCTTGCTTTCACTCTCCTTTCATTCCGTGTTTGAAGGTCTAGCTGTGGGGCTACAGCCAACAATAGCAGCTACCATACAGCTCTGTCTTGCTGTCTTAGCTCATAAGGGGCTTGTAGTTTTTGGCGTAGGACTGCGTCTGGTGAAGATAGGCACTGGATCACGATGGGCCATGTTCTCCATATTATTATTAGCCCTCATGTCCCCCCTGGGACTAGCCTTAGGGCTGACTGTGGCTGGAAGGGATTCTGGAGCGGGGCAAGGCTTAGCCCAGGCTGTGTTGGAGGGTGTGGCAGCTGGCACATTCTTATATGTTACCTTCCTGGAAATTCTGCCCCGAGAGCTAGCTGGTCCTGAGGCCCCTTTGACCAAGTGGGGCTGTGTAGCTGCTGGTTTTGCCTTCATGGCCATTATTGCTTTATGGGCCTGAGAGTTCTCTAATGGACCTATCTAGGAGGACCGCTCTACCCGAGGAGACACCTCCCATGACTTTGGCCCTCAGATATTTTTTTAACTAGGACTAAATTATATCAGCTAGGTATTCTCATGGCCTGGACTTCAGCTTTTACCTACATAAGATCCCATTTCTCACTCAGAATTGAGAAAAGGATGTTTAGGTTGagtgcctattttttttttttttttttgtcattacaattttattctttaggttgaGTGCCTATTAATTGGAGAATTGATATAAAGATCATTACTGCAGTTTTGATTCTTGTCCCTTTTATTCTACTGTGTACaataaaatgtccattttatCCTTCCCCTTCAgccattttgtatttcatttctctCAATTGCCCAGAAGCTGGGTGGTACAGGAAGTGGTAGAATGGGGAATGGGAGGGATTTGTGATGGAAGCAGTATTTTCTTCTGGAATCAGAACCCCTAGCCATTCTGTAAGTTGCAGGCCCTGGCCCCAACAGGGTAGCATTGCTGAGATTCCAACAGTCCCCTCCCACTTTACCTACAGGAGTCTAGAAAATGAGCCAGCACTCCCAGCATttagaagaaaagaggtttaaaaATAGAAGCCAGGGGAATTGATTATTTTCTTACACTGACTACCTCACCGCCCCTAGCCATTCTGTAAGTTGCAGGCCCTGGCCCCAACAGGGTAGCATTGCTGAGATTCCAACAGTCCCCTCCCACTTTACCCACAGAAGTCTAGAAAATGAGCCAGCACTCCCAGCATttagaagaaaagaggtttaaaaATAGAAGCCAGGGGAATTGATTATTTTCTTACACTGACTACCTCACCCCACTCCCACTACCTACTATCAGCCACTGTGTGCCCAGCAGACTCATGAGATCATCAGGCTAAACAGAGCTTGTTTCCTTCAAGTTCCTATTTTTCACACAGCCCTGTATGACCTCAGGGACATGAGTGGTGTTCTTTGAGCCTGTTCCCTTCTGTCTGCTTCAGACTGAGGGATTAAAAAGCAGTGTGTTTGGAGAGGGGAAAAGACGCCAGATAAATACCTACAGTGATTACTTGGCTCCTGCATGATTTAGTGGCTTTCCTTCTGCCTGCCCTATCACTTGTCCTTCAGTTTGAGTAACTCCTACAATGTGTTGCTTCCCTTAAAAGCTAAGGACACATAAAAGCAGATTATCTGGAACTAAGGAGGCACAGAAGAACTGTTGCCCAGCCTCCCACCCATGAGATGGAGGACACTTACCAcagaaatgaggaaagagaaggtGTGTCCTGGGAACTAACTCACCCTCACAGGTTTGCCACTTCTATGATTTTCAGTGTGGAAGCTCAGATAGCCTTAACATGACAAGACCTCACTCGCTGTCTCCTTTCCATCTCATTCTGCTCCCCACACAGTAAGAAATACTAGCCTCCTAAGGAATCCTATTTATACACCCAAGCATCACTGATAAGACAAGCCCTGGGCAAAAAAGATACATAattgccaggcctggtggcacttgcctataatcccagcaactcaggaggctgagacaggaggatcacaaattgggagccaacctcagcaacttagcaataccccatctcaaaataaaaaataaaaagggcagggaatgtgactcggtggtagagtgcccctgggttcagtccccagtacaaaacaaaacataacagatgacagatggatgaatggattgaTAGATATAGAGAGagataggaagaaagaagataGATACATGTGTctaatacaggaaaaaaattccccaaagtaTCATCCTAGTATGTCTTCTCTTCAATATTAAATTCAGGAACATGTAATGTACTTAGAACAGTGACTAGTGCATAGTAATAACAATATAACCTGCTGCATATCAGGCACTATGCTATTGCTTTCACATACATTATTTACTTTCACAACCCTGACAGGTAGATAATATCCCTGTAGGAAGTCTAGGGAAACTGACATTCTGAAAAGTTAAATAGTTTAATCACTTAGCTATCTGGGCTTCACAGCCCTGTTTCTATAATTCtaaaaaaaactcaatatatAGATTCTCTTCTCCTACTTTACCTTACCTAACCACCCCTCTCATCTCCCATCCTGTATGTTAGGATTCTAGAAGAAAGCAGATAGTAGCACATTGAATAAATGAGGCAAGTTTAATAAAGGGAGTATTTAGTAAGGTATGGGCAGGATTTGAACAAAGCAAGAAAAGATGTGGCAATACCCTGGGGCTAGGTATTGACAATACTGTTACCTAGGCTAAAGAAAAAAGAGCAGTTACCAGAAACTAAAGAGGGACAGCCAATAAGAGCTGTGGCCTTGATAGAGGGATGTAGTCAACCTGCACAGTCCCAAAAAGGAGAGGCCAGGGAAATAACCTCACCAGCCTTCTATTCTTTGATCTGTGTCAGCATCTTACTGGGCAAAGCCAAACAAGCCAGAGGTGCATTGCAAACTGGTCAACCAGAGCATAATACAGAGATATAGAGGGGCAAACAGAAGTTTCTCTGTTGTGTTCAATTAAGTGATCTTACCTGGTCTTCAGCAGGGATGAATTGAAAGGGACATGATTATATGGAAGCtatttccaataaatatttgtatgccTATAGACATTACACTGTCAGGACTCTTCTCCATGTTTCTGGGTCACTGATGCTATCAGTATTTGATGTATGAGGCAGAGGTTAGGATATTTCAAGCATAAGGAAGTCACACATTTTTTTGCCATCTTCCATCCCAGGATTCTTGGATTCCTCTTTAGCTTCCTCTGCATTCAGCCATCAAtactttctttcctccccagatCTATTTCCTTTGCCCAAAATTTTCACCAATAGGGACCAGAACTATCTTTAGTATAAACTGTATTGTATCAGGAGCTGGAATAAAGCTGGAGTATGGTTCCATATAGAGAgcaccaggaaaagaaaacaaatcttttGATCATTTTCAAAAGACATGAATTCCCAGCAAGGATCCAAAGGGAGCTATCAGGGAGCCAAAGATGAATGAGATCAAAATAAAGCTGAAATAAGAACAGGCATAAGAACCATAGGGATAGCTGAGATGTCTGGGCTATGGTGACTAGAAGACAGATGTAGGAGTAATCTTTGATTCAATCAGCCTTAAGAGACAGGTTGTAACAGAAGATAACAAGAATAATAATgagagttgaaaaataaaaacaggagggGCTAGGTGCtttagtgcatgcctataaccccagcaactcaggaggctgaggcaggagccacaCAAGTTCAAGGCTCATGCTGGCAACTTTGCacaaccctatctcaaaataaaaaggactgggggtatactGCTCAGTGGCAgatcactcctgggttcaatctccagtaccaatatacataaatgtgtatgttaaaaaatatatatatacatatatatatgatacgtatgtttaatatattttaaatatgagggACAATATGCAGACTGATAAAAGGGATGAGGGAAGCTAGTTGGAATAATCAGGAGAGAATTTAAGTGGGACAATGTTCATATCTCCTCAATCAGTGTcgcccttccccacccctcatccTCCAGTCCCACGTGTGTATTTTTTTATACACttaggaagaaaacagaagaatgaggCGTCCAACTACCCTTCCTAGAGGTAGCTTTCCATTTCTGTCACCGATTAATTGTTCTCTGAAGTATCCATTTGGAACTCCCTGTCTTTTCTTTGCTTTCGAGCTGAGGGTTTGGTTTGGAAATTGCCATGGTGAGATGACAATTCATGCATAAGGAGTGATAGAATAGCATCcaagagaaaacaaagttgagGGGATGTACTGGAGCTGGGTGGAAAGTCAGAAATCAATACATGGGGATAAgatgttcaaaaacaaaaaacagctcCAGGCTAATTCCTGTGAGATAATTTGTGCCACTTGGCCACCTCCCTGAAGGATAATTTTGGAGTATCTTGCTTCCCTCACTGCAGGAAGTAGTCCCTTGCTCCTGGCTCTGGTCTGATGGAGTATGAAGAACAGCTGCCAGAACTTGAGTGGGTTGGTATGTGTGAGTGTGGCAACCATCCAGACACTCTCACATTCCCTCATGGACCTGAGCAGGAAGCCCATTGCCACTAGTAAAGGTGAAGCAAAAGCAAAGAGGGTACAGAGAGGGATTACACCTAGGCACTGACCTATGGGGATGCTTATAAAATGCCAATCacaggttaatttttaaaattttaattgtattctgagtttctgtctttAGATTTGTTGGATGTCAAATACAGAATGCATTATATTTTTGCTATATAATTATCCAATATGGGGAAAATTCTGAGGTTAGTAAAGAAAGAGGGTATAAATAAACTACATGTCTCTGGATACCATTTACCCTTGCCACACCCCTGGCCTCCAGTCAGAACTCACTCTCATTTTCTAGCTAGTCCTAAAATCTCCTTAGAAAAACGGTGTCTCCCACTCCAACATTTTCCCTGACCATTAGAGTACTCTACAGTGTTCAACGTCTCTTCCTTCACTGTTTCAAgtgtacagtcatacattgcttaGTGACTGAAAAGTGTCATGAGTTGATTTTTGTCATTGCGTAAACATCATAGAGCATACTTACACAAACTTAGAGAACTAATGTCACTAGGCAATAGAATCTCACGAGAATCTTACGGGACTATTGCAGTAcatatggttctttttttttttttttttttttttttcttttgtggtaccagggaagtaaccactgagccacatccccagcccttttatattttatttagagatggtctcgctaagttgctgagggcctctttttaagttggtaagactggctttgaactttcaattctcctgttttagcctcccaagatgctggaattacaggtatgcactactgcACTCAGCTCACATGGTCCATTTTTGACCAAACCATTGCTCTACAGTTCATGGCTGTACCTTCAGAGACTTACCCTTGAAATTCTCTTTATAAGATCCAGAATTTTCAAGATAAGACCATAAATCTCTTTTCACTGTATTCTGTATTCACTGTAGTTTTATTCTCATTCCCATTGAATGTTCTCTTAGCTCTCTTGAGTTGTAAAGTCTAGGAAGTGCTCACATTCCCTGAATTAAAGAAGAGATAAACAGGAGTTCTAAGCCTGAAGCAGGGGGAAAAATAAGGTGTTTGTGGTTCAGCTTCTATCAAGTCACAgaagcatacacacacatacacacacctgccAAGCCTCTCAGCTCTGATCTTGAGAATATACACAAGCAGCAGGACATGGTATCAGGATCTCCTGATATAGCTACGGGGCAGAACTACAAAAAACAGTGGAGCTGTAAGACAAAGAAACTTAGGAAAGGACTTGAGAACTGGGAAAAGTTAGACAGAACCAtgctagccaggcatggtggtgcatgcctatcatcccagaaactcgggagactgaggcaggaggattccaagttcaaagccagcctcagcaacttaacaaggctcttagcaagaccctgtctcaaaataaaaaattaaaagagctggatatatggttcagtgattaagcgccccatttaaaaaaaaaaaaaaaaaaaaaaaaaaaagaaccaggcCAAACACAGGGGGGCACTGTGTCTCCATGGGTTAGAATAGAATGTCTAGAACCAACAAAGCAGGGAGGTCAGTCAAGGACAACAAATCTCCCTCTCCACTGCTGCTGGCGAGCATCTTTTCCTTCTACCTAACCCATGTACTTCTTGTACAGAGCACCTACTAGAGAGACATAAACAGTGGCCACCCATTTCATACACACACCTACAGGATATATACACTACACACAAACATACGTACACATAAACGTAATATACTCCCATTTCTGAAGATTATCCTTACAGTTACTTGTGCAGGTGTATATGCAGAAAAGATCTGGCTTCCCTTCCATAATGCCCAATAGCACTAATTACCAATAAAGACCAATGTTGctccagttcttttcttttttcatggtttGCCTAGTAGTTAGTTGACTCCAGTGATTccaaccatgctgtttttcttcaGTGTAGCACTTTAGCACTTTTTGCTGCCTGCCCTGGGAATGGCTGTCCAATACCCAACCAATAGTTAGCTCCATAACCCTGCCCCACTTCTGACCCTGGCCTACTACATTTAAACTGGACTCAGGGCCCAGTgtagtggtgtatgcctgtaatcccagaggctcaggaggctgaagtaggaggatcacaagttcaaaaccagcctgagcaatttaacaaagctctaagcaactttgcaagaccctgtctctaaataaaatataaaaagggctggggatgtggctcagtggttgagtgaccctggattcaatccccagtaccaaaaaataataataataaaataaaatggactcaGGCCTGGGAGTTTaatcagaggtagagcacttgcctagcatgtgcaaggctctgggttcaaaaccagcactggaaaaaaaaaaatcaaggacatATCATGTCCCTATCAGTGTGTCATCACTAGACCAAGTTGCATCAATCCTCAGCTAAGTTTCATTGATGAAAGTATAAATGCCCATGAGATTTCTATAAAGCAAACTTATAATGACCTTGTAATATTCCATCCACAGTACTCCTGACAGTAATGCTATAAAGTGCCTTCTCATTTTTACCTGTTTCAAGAACTTAAGAATAACCTTCAATAGCAAGATACCTAAATTCCTGATTGTTGTTCATATTTGTTAAAAAGCTTCTTAGAGAATCACAAATGTAGTCTAACTATCTCCCAGACCCCTTGTATTCAACAGAGGTAGAGGAGTTCCTAAGAGGAACCCCCTTGCCATGACCCTTTTGAAAGTCTTCAGAATGGGATGAACTACGAACAGCCCAAGCCCTAGGGTAACTTCATTAGTCTTGTTCTACTGATTATATTGAACCATCTATAATGGACTCTGAGTAAGTTCTACAAGGATCCTGCAGGAAGGTAGATTGCAAGTCATCCTTGGACATTTCAGTcagcttgctttctttctcaaAGATCATGATTTTGGTGGCATCTCTAAACTTCTATGTCCTTTTTCAATGACCCACAACTAACAAGGCAGTCTCCTGAGATCTAAATAGTTCCTCTCTCACAAACTTAAGATGATAGGAAAAACAATACCATTCTACAGGAACCGGGACCAGTTCTCATATCGTCATATTTTGTGAAGTATTTTTGTTACATAAGCCCTCTCCCATGATTTATGTTACTTTAAGAAGAGAATTTAAGCATTAGGCAAGAAGAGGACAGGAAAAGGGGCATGATGCAGAATGGTCAGACCAAGAATAATAATGGTACTCAGATTCCTCTACAGTTTATTTTCACAGCAGAAGTTGTGGGAGACAGGAGGCCACCCTCCACACAACACAGTGTGGTCAGAGCCCCAGCATagcccttcccacccctctgCCCCAAGCATCCTGGATCAAGCTTGGCTTCCTCCCCCATCCCACTCTAGACACACACTGACAGCTACCAAGGTTAGTGCAGCCAAATGGCCCCAGGCCCCTTCCCATTGCCCCAACTCCAGACTTTTCACCATACTCATTCATTGCCACCATCTCCCATTCCAACTTCCTCTTTATACGCTGGACATTTTATCACATTCTGAGGACCACTAACCCACCAGCTAGCCTCCCCAGACACACATTCATTGAGCCCATTCCTTTCCGGGCCCTGAAGAGTTAATAAGAAGCCATATCAGCTTTGGTGAATggagccccagccccaaatcCCCTGCTCTTGCAAATATGGGATAAGTTGGGAGAGTCTGATCCAGGCACCATGACAGCTACAATAGCCTCTTATCCCTCATCTACAGACAACTAGATCAGGGAGAGAGGATACATGCCTTCTCCTCCTTAACACCAAAATGGGAGAGGGGATAATTTAGGGGTCTGGGTCCTTAAGAGATATTAGGCACCTCTCCAAGGAGCTGGGGGAATCACAGGTTAAAGGTCAAAGTTAGGGTAGCAATCAAAGATCAAGGTCATCTCCCCACCAGTGATCTGCCCATTTCCCTTGCTTACTCTGGCCCAATGCCCTCATGCACCTCCCAGGTTAGTGCTGTGGGAGGTGAGGGCTGGGTCCCACATCAGGGCAACAAGGGTCATTCAACAGGAGACCTCCATGGTGTGCCCTGGGGGACCTGAAGGAAGAGTTCCAGATTCACTGCTCTGGGACAGAGTGCGGGAGCGGGACCGGTTGCCATCAATGGATGCTGCACTGGTCAGAGAGGCAGTGCGGGACCGGGAAAGGCGAGTCATGCATGATGAGGCCACTGTGGAGTCAGAAGGATAAGATGGAATCagaaaggggtggggaagggagacTGGCAACTCAGGGTGGGGTGCTGGCGTGGAGACCAGAGTTAAAACTGAGGCCAGGGAGTCAATGAGTCTGATGGCAGATGGTGGTGAGTCCAGGAATTAACTAAAATGGGTTCACCCTCTCAGTGCACATCCCTCCCTCGTCCTCATGATATAGCTTCTCTCCCCACACTCACTGTAGCCCATGCCTTGCAGGAAGTACTTGAAGGCTTCAGTCAGCTTGCCTGGCTGCGGAAGTAAGATGAGAAATGAGATACAATGAGGTGAAGTTAGAGGCCCAGCAGGAGCCCAAGGCCATGGTGCGGTAAGAGCCACTAATGTCCTAGCCCTCTTCCCCATCTCATGGACAGCAGGGTACTCACCTGAGTCAGCTGGGGCTGACCTCCAGAGTCTGCCATCTGCTCACAAGATAACCACCAAGAAAAAACAATACACATATAAATCAAATGATCCGCCAAAAGAGGTAGAAAAGAGTCTCTCTTTCCTAGTTTGCTTCCTCACTCCAgtctgttttagttttcattCACCCCACTTGCTCCCATGCAGAAGAACCAGGGCTTAGAAGCTGAATTTAGAGAGGCTATATGGCTCCAGATAGGGGGCCAGAAGTCAGGCTGGGCATGGAGTAGGATTACCTTCAGGAACGAGGTCTGGGTGGGGTCCAGTTTTGAGTTACATTCCACCTGGAGTAAGTAGAAGGCTGAATGAATGAGATCACACTCTCTAGGGTCTATTCCCTCCCAGGGACCCTAATTCCAGTCCTTTTCTCTACTCGGTGCCTCTTTACCAGGAATCaaagaaatctaattttttttctaatgtccattttctttccttttttttttggctgctagggtttgaatccaggggtactttaccactgaattacaccttcagtcctttttgctttttgaggcagggtcttaagttgctgagggcttgctaagatgctgaggctggccttgagcttatgatcctcctgcctcagctcctgagtcactgagattacaggtgtgtgccacccctcTCAGCAAAGAATCAAATTCTTAATGCCCCACAGTTGATCTCCCTGCCCCAAACAAAGTCTGCCCCTTATCAAACAAAATACCCTTTTCACCACCACCCTCAGACCCCAACTCTCCCTCACTACCCCAAAATTTCCTACTGACCACTGCATCTTCATGGGGTGCTTGGTCTCCTACCACCAACATCACAGGGCACCTACAGGCACAGTGTTGGGGAGAAGGCAGTGAGCCCCTGACACTCCCTCACCCACCTCTTCCTAGCACAGCAGCAGGAAAAATGTCTGGTTCCAAACAGAAACCAGCCTTCTTTCCCTCTGCTAACCCCACCAAGAAGACTCAAAGGGAGAAGACTTAGGGGAGATGACTTACTAAATATAATGGAATGAGAGATGACAGGGAAATTCTCTGTCAAAAACTCTCCGTGTAAGGGATATAAACAGCTAAGGAAGATCCAGGGAGAGAGGTAAAGCCTATCTCTTAAAGTCTTACTTGAGGGTGATTTCACCTCCACGCTCAAAGTTCAGGTCTCGGCGGCTAGAGAGGGGTTCAAAGAGTAGAAATTTTAGACAGG
The Sciurus carolinensis chromosome 2, mSciCar1.2, whole genome shotgun sequence DNA segment above includes these coding regions:
- the Slc39a2 gene encoding zinc transporter ZIP2 isoform X3 — its product is MESLLGVKIGCLFALLALTLTCGLIPICFKWFQIDAATGRHRRVLSFLGCISAGVFLGAGFMHMTAEALEGIESEIQKFQVQDRN
- the Slc39a2 gene encoding zinc transporter ZIP2 isoform X2, whose product is MESLLGVKIGCLFALLALTLTCGLIPICFKWFQIDAATGRHRRVLSFLGCISAGVFLGAGFMHMTAEALEGIESEIQKFQVQNRTEIKGNSSDATDSDHLRTHKSRLSGTKEAQKNCCPASHP
- the Slc39a2 gene encoding zinc transporter ZIP2 isoform X1, which gives rise to MESLLGVKIGCLFALLALTLTCGLIPICFKWFQIDAATGRHRRVLSFLGCISAGVFLGAGFMHMTAEALEGIESEIQKFQVQNRTEIKGNSSDATDSDHVEYPYGELIISLGFFSVFLLESLALQCCPGAAEGSTLQKEEWGGTHIFGFHSHEPLPSASRGPLRALVLLLSLSFHSVFEGLAVGLQPTIAATIQLCLAVLAHKGLVVFGVGLRLVKIGTGSRWAMFSILLLALMSPLGLALGLTVAGRDSGAGQGLAQAVLEGVAAGTFLYVTFLEILPRELAGPEAPLTKWGCVAAGFAFMAIIALWA